Genomic segment of bacterium:
GACGTCGGTGTAGACGCAGCAGGCCCCGGCGACAGCCGCCTTGGCATCGTGGGTTGTCTCGACCGCGGTTCCGGCCGCCTCGGCGTCGCGCCGCGCACTGCCCAGGTAGGTATCCCGGACCTCGTATCCCGCGGGGGTAGCCACGGCGATGTCCATCCCCACCTTGGGGGCACCGTGCAGAAGCGAGTGGGCCATATTGTTGCCGTCGCCAACGTAGGCGATCTTGCGTCCCGCAAGCTCGCTCAGCCCGCCGAAGACCTCGCCGAGGGTGAAGTAGTCGGCCAGAGCCTGGCACGGGTGAAGATCGTCGGTGAGACCGTTGATCACCGGAATCGAGCCATGCGCCGCCAGATCGAGAACCGTCTGATGCGCGAAGGTACGGGCCATGATGCCGTGGACGTAGCGCGAGAGCACTTCGGCGGTGTCGGAGATCGGCTCTCCCCGACCGAGCTGGATGTCCCGAGACGACAGAAACAGCGCCTGCCCGCCAAGCTGGAACATGCCGGCCTCGAAGCTCACTCGGGTACGGGTCGAAGACTTCTCGAAGATCATCCCGAGGCTCTTGCCCGCGAGTGCGCCCGCAAAGCGCTCCGGCCCGGCCTTGATCTCGGCCGCAAGCTCGAGCAAGGCGCCCACCTCTTCGCGGGACATGTCGTGAATCGAAATCAGGTCTTTGGACTGCATGAGTGGAAGCTCCAGTTAGATCAGTCGGGCGGAATAACGGTACCGCCGGCTTCAGATTGGGGAGGAATCCCGCTCGAGCGGCATGGTCATACAACGTGGCCCGCCTCGCGCCCGGGACAACTCGTCGCCCTCGATCGTAACCACCGTCCGCCCCCGCCCCCCGACGGGTTCTCGGCCGGCGACCACGTCGGCTTCGGTGATCACTCGCCAACCGCGCTTTGCCAACTCCTCGACCGTGCGCCGGTTCCGCCGGTAGAGGACGATCACCCCCGGCTCGATGGCGAACGCGTTGGCGCCGTCGGTCCACTGTTCACGCTCCTGGAAGAGAACGTCGCCGGCTCCTCCGCAAGGCACGACTTCGAGCGGCATGCCCAATTGCTCGAGGGCCTCGAGCAGCGAGGGTCGGAGCATCAAAGAAAACTCCTCGGCCGCCAGGTCAACGTAGAAGGCCCGGCCGGTGAGCTGGTGACCGGGCTCGATCACCGGCGGATACGCCAGGCAGACGCCCTCGTCGATCAAGGTGAAAACCGTGTCCAGATGCATGTATGAGCGCCGAGCCGGCAGGTCCACCATGATCAAGTGACGGAAGCTGGTCCGAGTCCGACGAAGATACTCGGCCAGCCTTTCGGCGCCGCGCCGGTTCGTGCGCTGGCTGATGCCGACCAGCAGGATCTCGGGGCTGGCGACGATCACGTCGCCGCCCTCGAGGGTCGGAGGCTCACCTCCGGTGAGAAACCCGGGGGGCGCCAGTTCGTTCCCGATCGGAAAGAGGCCCGAGTGACCGGAGAGCTTCGTGTGATGGCCGAAGATCGCCTTCGCCAGGAGAGCCTCACGACGCCGCGCACCCGTAGCCATCGAGGAGATCATCACCCGATCGCCTAGAACCGACTGCGGATCGCGCTGAAAGAAATAGTTCGGTATCGGAGCCAGGTCGAAGAGCAAGCTATCGACATCGTGGTAGCCATCGGCCCGACGCAGCCCCGAGACCATGGTCGCCGCCAGCTCCTCCGGCTCCAGGTTCTCAAGTGCCTTGCGCCCGCGCTCGGGCAGCTCTCCGTGCCGGCCCAGGTCTTCGAAAAGCTCGTCTCTCGCGGCCGAACCGGCCAGCACTTCGACCAGGAGATCCTGCGCGTCGAGCGTCTCGACGCCGGCCTTTCGAAACACCCCGCAGAAGTCCTCGTGCTCTGCCCTCGCCTCCTTGGCGTAGAGGATGTCGTCGAAGAGGAGCTGCTCCATCATCCTCGGCACCATCCAATCGATCTCGCGATCGGGACGATGCACCAGAACCCGACGGAGCTTGCCGATCTCGGAGTCAACGTGAATGGGCATGAGGTGGAGTGCCGGACGCCAATTGATCAGAGGTCCGGCGAAGAGCGCATTCTATGAGATCGGGGACACCATTCCATGGTGTCCCCTCCCGACTGGTTTTCGGACTCTCTACTTGTAGCGGTCGATCTCCGCGTCGACCGATTTGCGCTGCGGCGCCGCACGACGGCAGCCCTCCACGGGACCGCGCGAGCAAGGGGACTGCAACGAGCGGGCTCGCGCCTGCGCGTCGCTCGCGCAAATCGACCGTGGACTACGACCAGCCTTGCCGGCGCTCGCGTCGAGCCCCCTGACCGGTTGCCGCCGAGCCGGCTGGTCCTCGCGCCGGACCGCGAACTGTCTCGGTCTCACTCCAAAGCAGCCGCTCCGGCTCTCGGTTCTGTGGCCGATCGAGGCAACACTCTCCCGAAGAGCCGCCGATCTCAGTCGCCTTCGAGAACTCGCCGGCCGAAGCGCAGCCGCGGCAGCCAGTACGAGTTGCTCAGAACCGTGGTCTCGGTCACCCCGAGCGAGGACGACGAGTGGATCATGGCGAGCGGCTCGCCTGGCTCCGAGACCACCAGGCCGACGTGGTACGGCTTGGTCCGATCGTCGCCGAAGAACACCAGATCGCCACTTGCCAATTCGTCGGGCGCGACCCAGCGCCCGGCCGACGCCTGGCTCTGAGCCGTCCGCGGCAGACTGAGGCCCACTCGCGCGAACACATAGGAGGTCAGGCCCGAGCAATCGAAGCCCCTGGTGTCCGACCCGGCGTAGCGGTAGGGAGTCGCCAGCAGCGAGCGCGCGAGACGGACGACGCGGCGGGCGACCGGGTCCTCGGTCGAGGGCAGGCTCGATGCCGGCCCCCTCGGTGGCACACTCGGGGTCACCCCACCGGCTCGTCCGGGCGGCACCGCCGTTGGAGCCGAGCCGCAGGCCCAGCTCAACGCCAGCGCGAACGAGAGAGCGAGAATCCCCGGCCGATGCATCGTCGGATCATACCGAGCGAGTGTCGGACTCGTAGTTGTTAGACTCGCTTTGGCCATGCCTTCCGAAGCTCCCGCATCTCCCCAAAACCCACTCCACGAGCGCTACGCCTCGCGCCAGATGGCCGGGGTCTTCACCCGAGAGCATCGCTACGGCCTTTGGCGACAGCTCTGGATCGCTCTCGCCGAGTCGCAGCGCGACTTGGGGTTACCGATTTCAGACGATCAGCTCGCGGCATTGCGGTCGGTTCGCGACCAGATCGACTTCGAGCGTGTCGCCGAGCTCGAAGAGCAAACCCGTCACGACGTGGTCGCCCACCTGCGCCACTTCGCCGAGCTGGCCGATCGCGAAGCTCCGGGCGCCGGGGGCGTGCTCCACCTCGGAGCGACCAGCGCATTCCTGACCGACAACACGGATGTTCTGCTGACGCGCGACGCTCTCGAAATCGTCGAAGCGCGGTTGACAGCCGCGATCAGGTGTCTCGCCGATTTTGCCGAGTCGACCCGTTCTGTACCCACCCTCGCCTACACTCATCTCCAACCGGCGCAGCTGACCACGTTCGGCAAGCGCGCGAGCCTGTGGCTGCAGGACCTGGACACGGATCTCGATTCGATCAGAAGCGCCCTGGCCACGCTCAAGTGCCGCGGAGCCAAGGGCACCACCGGCACCCAGGCCAGCTACCTGTCGCTCTTCGACGGCGACCACGAGAAAGTGCGCCGGCTGGACCGAGCCGTGGCCGAGAAGCTGGGCTTCGACTCGAGCTGGCCCGTGACCGGTCAAACCTACCCTCGCAAGCAGGATTCGCAAGTCCTGGGCGTGCTCGCGGGCATTGCCGAGACGCTTCACAAGTTCGGCACGGATGTTCGGTTACTGCAGGGCCTGGGAGTGCTCGCCGAGCCCTTCGAGGCCAAGCAGGTCGGCTCCTCGGCCATGGCGTACAAGCGCAACCCGATCCGCTCCGAACGCATGTGTGCTCTGGCGAGAAGGCTGCTCACCGATTCCTGGAACGGGCCGCTCAACGCCGCCACGCAGTGGCTCGAGCGCAGCCTCGATGACTCGGCCAATCGACGGCTGGTGCTGCCGGACGCGTTTCTCACCGCCGACGCCATCCTGGTGCTGGCAACCAACATCGCCGGTGGGCTGCGGGTCGGGCGGGAAGCGGCGGCGACCCTGGTTCGTCGCGAGCTGCCGTTCATGGCCACCGAGAACCTGCTCATGCAGGCCTCCCGGGCGGGTGGCGATCGCCAGCTTCTTCACGAGAGAATCCGCGAGTACTCGATGGCAGCCCACGCGGCCGTCGAGCGTGGCGAGGAAAACCCTCTGGTACACATGCTGCTGGACGATCCGGACTTCCCGCTCGAGCGCTCCGAGGTCGAGTCCTTCCTGCAGCCCGAGCATTTCGTCGGACGGTCGGCCGAGCAGGTCGAGGAATTCTTGACCCTGATTCGAGCCAAGCTGCCCGAGAAACGAGCCGCTGTCGAGCCCGAGCTCGTTCGCGTCTGATGCGATCGCCCGGCGCGCTGCCCTTGGTGGCCACCTTGATTCTCGCGGTCCTCGGATCAGCTTGCACCAGCTCGAGGCGCGCCAGAGAGGGTCACCGAGGATTCGAGCAATCCGGGATCGCGTCCTGGTACGGCCCCGGCTTTGACGGACGAACGACCGCCAACGGCGAGACCTACGACATGGAAACCATGACCGCGGCGCACAAGCAGTTGCCCTTCGGGACGGTCGTGGAGGTGAAGAACCGCGACAACGGAAGAAGGACCCGCGTGCGCATCAACGACCGGGGGCCGTTCGTGGCCGGGCGAATCATCGACCTGTCAAAGGCCGCTGCCCGTGAGATCGGCATGCTCGGTCCCGGCACGGCCAGGGTTCGCCTTCGTGTGGTCGGCCGAAACCCGGCACCGGCAATCTATGCGGTGCAAGCGGGTGCTTTTCGCGACCGCCAGCGCGCCGAGTCGAGGCTCGCGGCCGTGCGCTCCCACTATCGGGACGCTCGGATCGAATCCTCGAAGGGGCTCCATCGCGTCATTCTCGCAGGCCTCTCCAGGCGGAGCGCCGAGGAAGTGGTCCGAAATCTCGAGCGCAATGGCATCGAGTCAGTTGTCATGCGCTGAGTCGCACGGTTTTCTTCGCGGCTGTCCAGGGGGGTTCCAGCCGACCTCCTCCGCGGCTAGGATCACCGTTCGAAGAAGCGGCCCGATGCACCACCCACACGGTCGATCCCCAACCTCGCCCTCTCAAGCCGCCCGCCGGCGGCTTCGCCGCGGACAACGGCTCGGCAAGTACAGAATCCTGCGACGGCTCGGCGAAGGTGGCTTCGCCACCGTCTACGCCGCCCACGACACCATCGAGGGCGTGCGCGTGGCGCTCAAGATACCTCACCCCTCGCTGATCACATCGGAGGTCCTCGACGATTTCTATCGGGAGGTCCGCCTCGCCGCCCGGATGGAGCACCCCCACATCCTCACGCTCAAGAACGCCGACTTCATTGAAGGTCGCTTTGTCGCCGTGACCGCACTGGGAGACGAGACCCTGGGAGAGCGGCTGACGCGGCGCATCGCGACCGCCAAGGCTCTGGAGTTCGCGGAACAGGCTCTCTCGGCGGTGGCCTTCGCCCACGATGAAGGCATCATCCACTGCGACATCAAGCCCGAGAACTTCATCGTTTTCAATGGCGATCATCTCCGGCTGACCGACTTCGGAATCGCCAAGGTGGCGATGCAGACGATTCACGCGTCGGGATCGGGCACGGTCGGCTATCTCGCCCCCGAGCAGGCTATGGGAAAGCCGTCCCCGAGATCGGATGTGTTCGCCCTTGGACTGGTGATCTACAGGATGCTCTCGGGGCGTCTTCCGGAGTGGCCTTTCCACTGGCCTCCCGCCGGGCATCGGAAGATCATTCACAAAGTGGGAGCTCCCATGCTCGAAGTGCTGGCCAAGGCGATCTCCCCGGAGCCGCGCCGGCGTTTTGCCGACGCCGGCAAGATGTCGGCCGCTTTCCGCCGCGCCCGACGGCAAGCTCTCAAGAATCCCGCCCGCCGCCGGTCTCCGATCGGAGCCGGCAGGACGGATCCGGCGTGGCGCACCGTGCAGCGGCGCGAGTTCACGAGACATCACGGTAGAGCTCTGGAGGCCCGACACACGTGCCCGCGGTGCGCTGGGCCGGTGGCGGAGGCCATGACGACCTGCCCGTGGTGTGGCGCCGATCGCGCCAAGCACAGAGGAGAAACTAAGTTCCCGGCGCACTGTCCGCGCTGTGGCCGTGGCATGAAGCTCGACTGGCGCTATTGCCCGTGGTGCTATGGACCGGGGTTCGAGAGCCACGGAGCTCGCACCTACTCGGATCGCCGCTACTCCGGGCGTTGCACCAACCGGTCATGCTCCAGAAAGGACCTCATGCCCTTCATGCGCTACTGCCCGTGGTGCCGGCGAAAGGTGCGGCGGAGCTGGAAGATCCCCGGCGAAAAGAGCGTGTGCCGAAAGTGTCGTTGGGGGATCCTGCCCGGGTTCTGGCGATGCTGCCCCTGGTGCGCCAGCCCCATCAGGCGGCCATGAGCTCTGTCCGGCAAGGCGACGAAACGACCTGGCTCGTCCAGACCGACTCCATGGCTGAAGTTGCCGAGCTGGAGTTGGCCGGCGGAGAGGCGGCCGCGATCACACGCGTCGGTCCCGGCGACAATCGGAAGAACGAAGACGCCGCCGCGATCGTCGCCGCGGGACCCGCAAGCGCCTTGCTGGCGGTTGCCGACGGATTTGGCGGAGCGCCGGCGGGAGAGCGGGCCTCTTGGCTCGCGGCCTCGGAAGTCGCCGGCGCGACTCTGGGCTGTCGCTCCGAAGACAGAACGATTCGAGCTGCCGTCCTGGATGGATTCGAGGCCGCCAATCGCAAGATCCTCGAGCTCGGCATCGGGGCGGCAACGACCCTGGCGGCCGTCGGAATCGAAGACGGCGCCGTGCGGCCTTTCCACTCCGGAGACTCGACGATCCTGATCGTTGGTGGCCGCGGCAAGATCAAATGGCGCTCCGTCGCTCACTCCCCTGCCGGCTATGCGGTCGCTTCGGGCTGGATCGCCGAGCGCGAAGCCCGTCGGCACGACGAAGCCCAAATGGTGTCCAACTATCTTGGTTCGCCGGAGATGCGCATCGAGGTCGGCCCAGATCTCCGGCTTGCGCCGCGCGATACCGTCTTGCTCGCCAGCGATGGCCTGACCGACAATCTGCGGCTCCAGGCCGTAGCCGAGATCGTGGTTCGGGCCCCGTCCCTCGCGGTCGCTCTCGCCGAACTGGCCGAACGAGCTCGCACGCAGATGGCAACCGCGCAGGGCAAGCCGGACGACCTCACCGCGATTGCCTTCCGGCGCCGCTCGTCCGCGCGGAGCAAGTAGCCGTGACCCGGCGATCGCCGGTCGAGTCCGGTTCGAGGGATCATTATCGGCCGCCTCAAGTTGCCGCTCGTGTATCAGGGCGACGCGTTGTTTCATGTCGCTTGCCTCGACGAGTTCGGTCACTCCGGTGTCGATCTCGGGCAAGAGCTGCGACCCGACGACTGGAGCGAGCCCGAGTGATTCTCCTACCGAGGCACCGCGCCGCCGGGACGTGATTCGACCAGCGTCCGCGCGACTTCCAGCCTAGCGCTCGAGGCCCTCGAGAAAGGCCTTGATCTCCCCGTCGATGGCCACTCGATCGCGATGGCGCGCGACCCCCTCATCGACCAAGCGCCCAACCAGATCGACGAGAGGAACTCCCGCGGCTTCCCACAGCTTGG
This window contains:
- a CDS encoding SpoIIE family protein phosphatase, which translates into the protein MSSVRQGDETTWLVQTDSMAEVAELELAGGEAAAITRVGPGDNRKNEDAAAIVAAGPASALLAVADGFGGAPAGERASWLAASEVAGATLGCRSEDRTIRAAVLDGFEAANRKILELGIGAATTLAAVGIEDGAVRPFHSGDSTILIVGGRGKIKWRSVAHSPAGYAVASGWIAEREARRHDEAQMVSNYLGSPEMRIEVGPDLRLAPRDTVLLASDGLTDNLRLQAVAEIVVRAPSLAVALAELAERARTQMATAQGKPDDLTAIAFRRRSSARSK
- a CDS encoding C40 family peptidase → MHRPGILALSFALALSWACGSAPTAVPPGRAGGVTPSVPPRGPASSLPSTEDPVARRVVRLARSLLATPYRYAGSDTRGFDCSGLTSYVFARVGLSLPRTAQSQASAGRWVAPDELASGDLVFFGDDRTKPYHVGLVVSEPGEPLAMIHSSSSLGVTETTVLSNSYWLPRLRFGRRVLEGD
- the argF gene encoding ornithine carbamoyltransferase, with the translated sequence MQSKDLISIHDMSREEVGALLELAAEIKAGPERFAGALAGKSLGMIFEKSSTRTRVSFEAGMFQLGGQALFLSSRDIQLGRGEPISDTAEVLSRYVHGIMARTFAHQTVLDLAAHGSIPVINGLTDDLHPCQALADYFTLGEVFGGLSELAGRKIAYVGDGNNMAHSLLHGAPKVGMDIAVATPAGYEVRDTYLGSARRDAEAAGTAVETTHDAKAAVAGACCVYTDVWASMGQEEEARERSRAFEGFSVTAGLMAAAAPDAIFLHCLPAHRGEEVSAEVADGPQSHIFDQAENRLHVQKAIMVELMSR
- a CDS encoding adenylosuccinate lyase, with translation MPSEAPASPQNPLHERYASRQMAGVFTREHRYGLWRQLWIALAESQRDLGLPISDDQLAALRSVRDQIDFERVAELEEQTRHDVVAHLRHFAELADREAPGAGGVLHLGATSAFLTDNTDVLLTRDALEIVEARLTAAIRCLADFAESTRSVPTLAYTHLQPAQLTTFGKRASLWLQDLDTDLDSIRSALATLKCRGAKGTTGTQASYLSLFDGDHEKVRRLDRAVAEKLGFDSSWPVTGQTYPRKQDSQVLGVLAGIAETLHKFGTDVRLLQGLGVLAEPFEAKQVGSSAMAYKRNPIRSERMCALARRLLTDSWNGPLNAATQWLERSLDDSANRRLVLPDAFLTADAILVLATNIAGGLRVGREAAATLVRRELPFMATENLLMQASRAGGDRQLLHERIREYSMAAHAAVERGEENPLVHMLLDDPDFPLERSEVESFLQPEHFVGRSAEQVEEFLTLIRAKLPEKRAAVEPELVRV
- a CDS encoding septal ring lytic transglycosylase RlpA family protein, which encodes MRSPGALPLVATLILAVLGSACTSSRRAREGHRGFEQSGIASWYGPGFDGRTTANGETYDMETMTAAHKQLPFGTVVEVKNRDNGRRTRVRINDRGPFVAGRIIDLSKAAAREIGMLGPGTARVRLRVVGRNPAPAIYAVQAGAFRDRQRAESRLAAVRSHYRDARIESSKGLHRVILAGLSRRSAEEVVRNLERNGIESVVMR
- a CDS encoding arginine deiminase; amino-acid sequence: MPIHVDSEIGKLRRVLVHRPDREIDWMVPRMMEQLLFDDILYAKEARAEHEDFCGVFRKAGVETLDAQDLLVEVLAGSAARDELFEDLGRHGELPERGRKALENLEPEELAATMVSGLRRADGYHDVDSLLFDLAPIPNYFFQRDPQSVLGDRVMISSMATGARRREALLAKAIFGHHTKLSGHSGLFPIGNELAPPGFLTGGEPPTLEGGDVIVASPEILLVGISQRTNRRGAERLAEYLRRTRTSFRHLIMVDLPARRSYMHLDTVFTLIDEGVCLAYPPVIEPGHQLTGRAFYVDLAAEEFSLMLRPSLLEALEQLGMPLEVVPCGGAGDVLFQEREQWTDGANAFAIEPGVIVLYRRNRRTVEELAKRGWRVITEADVVAGREPVGGRGRTVVTIEGDELSRARGGPRCMTMPLERDSSPI
- a CDS encoding protein kinase, translating into MHHPHGRSPTSPSQAARRRLRRGQRLGKYRILRRLGEGGFATVYAAHDTIEGVRVALKIPHPSLITSEVLDDFYREVRLAARMEHPHILTLKNADFIEGRFVAVTALGDETLGERLTRRIATAKALEFAEQALSAVAFAHDEGIIHCDIKPENFIVFNGDHLRLTDFGIAKVAMQTIHASGSGTVGYLAPEQAMGKPSPRSDVFALGLVIYRMLSGRLPEWPFHWPPAGHRKIIHKVGAPMLEVLAKAISPEPRRRFADAGKMSAAFRRARRQALKNPARRRSPIGAGRTDPAWRTVQRREFTRHHGRALEARHTCPRCAGPVAEAMTTCPWCGADRAKHRGETKFPAHCPRCGRGMKLDWRYCPWCYGPGFESHGARTYSDRRYSGRCTNRSCSRKDLMPFMRYCPWCRRKVRRSWKIPGEKSVCRKCRWGILPGFWRCCPWCASPIRRP